Proteins from a single region of Salvelinus fontinalis isolate EN_2023a chromosome 15, ASM2944872v1, whole genome shotgun sequence:
- the hif1ab gene encoding hypoxia inducible factor 1 subunit alpha b isoform X2 — protein MDTGVVPEKKSRVSSDRRKEKSRDAARCRRGKESEVFYELAQELPLPHSVTSNLDKASIMRLAISYLHMRNLLSTDDEEEQEESELDSQLNGSCLKALEGFLMVLSEDGDMIYLSENVNKCLGLAQIDLTGLSVFEYTHPCDHEELREMLVHRTGTSKKSKEPNTERSFFLRMKCTLTNRGRTVNVKSATWKVLHCSGHVRVHEDPAEQSPGGHKEPSVPYLVLVCDPIPHPSNIEAPLDTKTFLSRHTLDMKFTYCDERITELMGYDPEDLLNRSVYEYYHALDSDHLMKTHHNLFAKGQVSTGQYRMLAKRGGFVWVETQATVIYNNKNSQPQCVVCVNYVLSGIEEEKMMLSLEQTEDMRPVKKELEEEESSEAEVSPVLMKEKSPELDVIKLFTRAVEAQPLSSLYDRLKEEPEALTLLAPAAGDTIISLDFSSPDSDILQKEVPLYKDVMLPSTSDKLALPLSLLPPSDQHLVPSTSVDTKAGPDSSSTPGSHSFTEPDSPLDFCFPMESDISAEFKLDMVERLFAIDTEPKTPFTLQAMEDLDLEMLAPYIPMDDDFQLRTLSPEPLSCGPAQPLEISSLCSSVHLIQEVHSYPGSPFNASGSLAASPALAAPEPADSPCPASLLTKTVPQMDGEISLRSLASQNAQRKRKMSLSQAVGIGGLLQDRPGPGKKLKVSELGHSDAPSNRTILLLPTDLASRLLGISSEGSGSPFTLPQLTRYDCEVNAPVGGRQLLLQGEELLSALDQVN, from the exons ATGGACACAGGAGTTGTCCCCGAAAAGAAAAG CAGGGTGAGCTCGGACCGGAGGAAGGAGAAGTCCCGGGATGCGGCGCGATGCAGGAGGGGGAAGGAGTCGGAGGTGTTCTACGAGCTGGCCCAGGAGCTGCCCCTGCCCCACAGCGTCACCTCCAACCTGGACAAGGCCTCCATCATGAGACTGGCCATCAGTTACTTGCACATGAGGAATCTGCTGAGCACAG AcgatgaggaggagcaggaggagagtgAGCTGGACTCCCAGCTGAATGGCTCTTGTCTGAAGGCTCTAGAGGGCTTCCTCATGGTGCTGTCTGAGGACGGGGACATGATCTATCTCTCTGAGAATGTCAACAAGTGCTTGGGTCTGGCACAG ATTGACCTGACAGGACTTAGTGTGTTTGAGTACACACACCCCTGTGACCATGAGGAGCTGAGGGAGATGCTGGTACACAGAACAG ggACCTCTAAAAAGTCAAAGGAACCAAACACAGAACGCAGCTTCTTCTTGCGGATGAAATGTACCCTCACCAACAGGGGTCGCACTGTCAATGTCAAATCAGCCACCTGGAAGGTTCTCCACTGCTCAGGCCATGTGCGGGTCCATGAAGACCCAGCTGAGCAGAGCCCCGGTGGGCACAAGGAGCCGTCCGTCCCCTACCTGGTGCTGGTCTGTGACCCCATCCCCCACCCCTCCAACATCGAGGCGCCGCTGGACACCAAGACTTTCCTCAGCCGCCACACACTGGACATGAAGTTCACCTACTGTGACGAGAG GATCACAGAGCTGATGGGCTATGATCCAGAGGACCTGTTAAATCGCTCTGTGTATGAGTACTACCACGCCCTGGACTCAGACCACCTCATGAAGACCCATCACAACT TGTTTGCGAAGGGCCAGGTGAGCACAGGCCAGTACCGCATGCTGGCTAAGAGAGGAGGCTTTGTGTGGGTGGAGACTCAGGCCACTGTTATCTACAACAACAAGAACTCCCAACcccagtgtgttgtgtgtgtcaacTATGTGCTCAG TGGCATTGAGGAGGAGAAGATGATGCTGTCTCTGGAGCAGACGGAGGATATGAGGCCTGTGAAGAAGGagctagaggaggaggagagctctGAGGCAGAGGTGTCCCCTGTGCTCATGAAGGAGAAGAGCCCAGAGCTGGATGTGATCAAGCTGTTCACCCGGGCGGTGGAGGCCCAGCCCCTGTCCAGCCTGTATGACAGACTGAAGGAGGAACCAGAGGCCCTCACCCTTCTGGCCCCGGCTGCTGGAGACACCATCATCTCCCTGGACTTCAGCAGCCCCG ACTCTGACATCCTGCAGAAGGAGGTGCCTCTCTACAAGGATGTGATGCTGCCCTCCACCAGTGACAAGCTGGCCCTGCCACTCTCTCTGCTGCCCCCCAGTGATCAGCACCTGGTGCCCAGCACCTCAGTGGACACCAAGGCTGGTCCAGACTCCTCCAGCACCCCAGGCAGCCACAGCTTCACTGAG CCTGACAGCCCATTGGACTTCTGTTTCCCAATGGAGTCTGACATCAGTGCTGAGTTTAAACTGGACATGGTGGAAAGACTGTTTGCCATCGACACAGAGCCAAAGACTCCTTTCACCTTGCAG GCCATGGAGGACCTGGACCTGGAGATGTTGGCTCCGTACATCCCCATGGATGATGACTTCCAGCTGCGCACTCTGTCCCCAGAGCCTCTGTCTTGTGGCCCAGCCCAACCCCTAGAGATCTCTTCTCTGTGCTCTTCTGTGCACCTCATCCAGGAGGTCCACAGCTACCCTGGCTCCCCCTTCAATGCCTCGGGCAGCCTGGCAGCTTCCCCAGCCCTGGCAGCCCCGGAGCCAGCAGATAGCCCTTGCCCTGCTTCCTTACTCACCAAGAC GGTGCCTCAGATGGACGGGGAGATCTCCCTTAGGTCACTGGCCTCCCAGAATGCACAACGCAAGAGGaagatgtctctgtctcaggcTGTCGGAATA GGGGGATTGCTCCAGGACCGTCCTGGTCCAGGTAAAAAGCTCAAAGTGTCTGAGCTGGGCCACTCTGATGCTCCCTCCAACAGGACCATACTGCTCCTGCCTACAG ACCTGGCAAGCCGTCTGCTTGGCATCTCATCGGAGGGCAGCGGCTCACCCTTCACCCTTCCTCAGCTGACCCGATATGACTGTGAGGTCAATGCCCCCGTGGGAGGTCGCCAGCTCCTGCTGCAGGGCGAGGAGCTGCTGAGTGCCCTGGACCAAGTCAACTGA
- the hif1ab gene encoding hypoxia inducible factor 1 subunit alpha b isoform X1, whose translation MFSFTLDGSDRSPQTVLSKSSRVSSDRRKEKSRDAARCRRGKESEVFYELAQELPLPHSVTSNLDKASIMRLAISYLHMRNLLSTDDEEEQEESELDSQLNGSCLKALEGFLMVLSEDGDMIYLSENVNKCLGLAQIDLTGLSVFEYTHPCDHEELREMLVHRTGTSKKSKEPNTERSFFLRMKCTLTNRGRTVNVKSATWKVLHCSGHVRVHEDPAEQSPGGHKEPSVPYLVLVCDPIPHPSNIEAPLDTKTFLSRHTLDMKFTYCDERITELMGYDPEDLLNRSVYEYYHALDSDHLMKTHHNLFAKGQVSTGQYRMLAKRGGFVWVETQATVIYNNKNSQPQCVVCVNYVLSGIEEEKMMLSLEQTEDMRPVKKELEEEESSEAEVSPVLMKEKSPELDVIKLFTRAVEAQPLSSLYDRLKEEPEALTLLAPAAGDTIISLDFSSPDSDILQKEVPLYKDVMLPSTSDKLALPLSLLPPSDQHLVPSTSVDTKAGPDSSSTPGSHSFTEPDSPLDFCFPMESDISAEFKLDMVERLFAIDTEPKTPFTLQAMEDLDLEMLAPYIPMDDDFQLRTLSPEPLSCGPAQPLEISSLCSSVHLIQEVHSYPGSPFNASGSLAASPALAAPEPADSPCPASLLTKTVPQMDGEISLRSLASQNAQRKRKMSLSQAVGIGGLLQDRPGPGKKLKVSELGHSDAPSNRTILLLPTDLASRLLGISSEGSGSPFTLPQLTRYDCEVNAPVGGRQLLLQGEELLSALDQVN comes from the exons ATGTTTTCCTTCACACTGGACGGTAGTGACAGATCACCCCAAACAGTTCTAAGTAAAAGCAG CAGGGTGAGCTCGGACCGGAGGAAGGAGAAGTCCCGGGATGCGGCGCGATGCAGGAGGGGGAAGGAGTCGGAGGTGTTCTACGAGCTGGCCCAGGAGCTGCCCCTGCCCCACAGCGTCACCTCCAACCTGGACAAGGCCTCCATCATGAGACTGGCCATCAGTTACTTGCACATGAGGAATCTGCTGAGCACAG AcgatgaggaggagcaggaggagagtgAGCTGGACTCCCAGCTGAATGGCTCTTGTCTGAAGGCTCTAGAGGGCTTCCTCATGGTGCTGTCTGAGGACGGGGACATGATCTATCTCTCTGAGAATGTCAACAAGTGCTTGGGTCTGGCACAG ATTGACCTGACAGGACTTAGTGTGTTTGAGTACACACACCCCTGTGACCATGAGGAGCTGAGGGAGATGCTGGTACACAGAACAG ggACCTCTAAAAAGTCAAAGGAACCAAACACAGAACGCAGCTTCTTCTTGCGGATGAAATGTACCCTCACCAACAGGGGTCGCACTGTCAATGTCAAATCAGCCACCTGGAAGGTTCTCCACTGCTCAGGCCATGTGCGGGTCCATGAAGACCCAGCTGAGCAGAGCCCCGGTGGGCACAAGGAGCCGTCCGTCCCCTACCTGGTGCTGGTCTGTGACCCCATCCCCCACCCCTCCAACATCGAGGCGCCGCTGGACACCAAGACTTTCCTCAGCCGCCACACACTGGACATGAAGTTCACCTACTGTGACGAGAG GATCACAGAGCTGATGGGCTATGATCCAGAGGACCTGTTAAATCGCTCTGTGTATGAGTACTACCACGCCCTGGACTCAGACCACCTCATGAAGACCCATCACAACT TGTTTGCGAAGGGCCAGGTGAGCACAGGCCAGTACCGCATGCTGGCTAAGAGAGGAGGCTTTGTGTGGGTGGAGACTCAGGCCACTGTTATCTACAACAACAAGAACTCCCAACcccagtgtgttgtgtgtgtcaacTATGTGCTCAG TGGCATTGAGGAGGAGAAGATGATGCTGTCTCTGGAGCAGACGGAGGATATGAGGCCTGTGAAGAAGGagctagaggaggaggagagctctGAGGCAGAGGTGTCCCCTGTGCTCATGAAGGAGAAGAGCCCAGAGCTGGATGTGATCAAGCTGTTCACCCGGGCGGTGGAGGCCCAGCCCCTGTCCAGCCTGTATGACAGACTGAAGGAGGAACCAGAGGCCCTCACCCTTCTGGCCCCGGCTGCTGGAGACACCATCATCTCCCTGGACTTCAGCAGCCCCG ACTCTGACATCCTGCAGAAGGAGGTGCCTCTCTACAAGGATGTGATGCTGCCCTCCACCAGTGACAAGCTGGCCCTGCCACTCTCTCTGCTGCCCCCCAGTGATCAGCACCTGGTGCCCAGCACCTCAGTGGACACCAAGGCTGGTCCAGACTCCTCCAGCACCCCAGGCAGCCACAGCTTCACTGAG CCTGACAGCCCATTGGACTTCTGTTTCCCAATGGAGTCTGACATCAGTGCTGAGTTTAAACTGGACATGGTGGAAAGACTGTTTGCCATCGACACAGAGCCAAAGACTCCTTTCACCTTGCAG GCCATGGAGGACCTGGACCTGGAGATGTTGGCTCCGTACATCCCCATGGATGATGACTTCCAGCTGCGCACTCTGTCCCCAGAGCCTCTGTCTTGTGGCCCAGCCCAACCCCTAGAGATCTCTTCTCTGTGCTCTTCTGTGCACCTCATCCAGGAGGTCCACAGCTACCCTGGCTCCCCCTTCAATGCCTCGGGCAGCCTGGCAGCTTCCCCAGCCCTGGCAGCCCCGGAGCCAGCAGATAGCCCTTGCCCTGCTTCCTTACTCACCAAGAC GGTGCCTCAGATGGACGGGGAGATCTCCCTTAGGTCACTGGCCTCCCAGAATGCACAACGCAAGAGGaagatgtctctgtctcaggcTGTCGGAATA GGGGGATTGCTCCAGGACCGTCCTGGTCCAGGTAAAAAGCTCAAAGTGTCTGAGCTGGGCCACTCTGATGCTCCCTCCAACAGGACCATACTGCTCCTGCCTACAG ACCTGGCAAGCCGTCTGCTTGGCATCTCATCGGAGGGCAGCGGCTCACCCTTCACCCTTCCTCAGCTGACCCGATATGACTGTGAGGTCAATGCCCCCGTGGGAGGTCGCCAGCTCCTGCTGCAGGGCGAGGAGCTGCTGAGTGCCCTGGACCAAGTCAACTGA